The genomic DNA AGGGATTCCAGCCGGTAGCCAGCACAACCGCGCCGACCTTCAGAGTGACTGTCTCGGGCTTCATGTCAAGATCGATCGCACTGTATGTACATGCCTCAAGACAGGGCTTCATGCAGTCCTTGGAACAGGCAGCTCCGTCAATGACATACTTGAACGGAAACGCCTGATCATGAGGCAAATACGCTGCCTTCGACTTGTTCATGCCAAAATTGAAGTCATTGCTCCTGGAAGCCGGGCACGCCTGCGCACAGGCGTCGCATCCCACGCATTTGTCGTTCACATAGCGTGGATGCAGCGTAACTGCCACCTCAAAATTGCCTTCCTCGCCCTTAATGTCTGCGACCTCCGCAAGCGTGTAGAACTTGATCCGCGGATTGTTTTTTATCCTCTTGAACTGAATCTCGAGGCCGCAGTTGGGGGGGCAGAGTTTCCAGAAATATTTGTTGATCTGTGCTACCCTGCCACCAAGATATGGGTTTTTTTCTACGATATAAGCATCATGCCCCGCTTCCGCCACTTCTATGGCAGTAGTGAGACCGCTCATACCTCCTCCAATTACAAGAACACTTTTATTGTCTGCCATATTAACCCTCCTTTAAGGCAGTAAGTCACAAAGAGATAGTTATGGCGCTCTAACCATCACTTTTTAACCTACTGTTCAGACGGGCTGTATTATATCATACTTGTCAAGAAAAATAGCATAGGGAAATTCAAAAAAAAGGGGAGGGCAAAGCCCTCCCCTTCCCATACAAAATTATGGAAACATCTGTACGTACGGTACTTTCTTGAACTCCCAGGTATTTGTCTCTGCATTGTATTTGGAGTTTGTGAAGCACTTCCAGTTGGCGTCATCGATCTTGTTGAAGTCGCCTCTGTAGTAGTAGCCAGGATATCTTGACTCTTCTCTGAAGAGGATATGCCGTGCATGTGCCTCAACAGACAGGATCCTGTGATAGTTCTCGAAGCATCTCAGGAGCTCATGGAGATTTGCTGCTGCCATCTTGTTGCAGTCCTCTTTGAGCATCTCGAGCTTCTCGAGGCCGGCTTCGAGCATGGTCTTTGAAGTCATATACCATGTCGCACAACCACCAAAGTACTCATCAGCGATCTTCATCAGCCTCAGCTGGAGCGCTTTCGGGCCGATGTAGTTGGGGTTGATATCCGGATCGGTGGTGTAGGTTTTGTATTTCTCATAGATCTCGAACGGCAGATAGAGCTCAGCCGCGATCTCGTCAAGGGACAGTTTCGGGTCCGGCTTGTAGTCTGCATGGTCGAGGATGTACGCGATTGCTGCCTTCGCTGCCATTCTGCCTTCTGCATGGGAGCCGGAGGAGAATTTGTGTCCTGATGCACCGACAACGTCGCCTGCCATGAAAAGGCCGGGCACGGTTGACATCCTGTTATAGCCCCAGGTGTAGTGCTCGGGTGTTCCCGGAAGGTCGCCAGGTCCGCTGACCCAGAAGCCTGCGCAGCCGGCATGTGAACCGAGGAGATACGGCTCGGTCGGCATGATCTCGGAGGGAACCTTGTCAGGTTCGACATTGTTTGCCGCCCAGAGGGATGCCTGGCCGATCGCCATGTCGAGGAAGTCTTCCCATGCTTCTGCCTCAAGGTGTTTCAGCTTCTTTGCGCCGACTTTTTCTCCGAGCTGGCCAATAATTCTCTCGGAGAACTCTTTCATTGCGGTATGGGTATTCATGAGGATCGGGCCTTTGCCGTCCTTCATGGCCCTCATCATCAGATGGTTTCTGATGGCGGTACCGAGGTTCTTTGCATAGTCGCCATATCTTGCGACTGCATCGTCGAAATACTCTTTATTGGTGCAATAATCCTCACCGTAGCTGTCGGTTGCTTTTGCCTTGAAGAAGAGGAACCATGCGCCGACAGGTCCGTATCCGTCCTTGAACCTTGCAGGGACGAACCTGTTTTCCATCAGGGACATCTCTGCACCTGCCTGCATGCCGAACGCATATCCTGAACCGGAGCAGAACACCGGGTACCAGGTTCTTCCCATACCTTCACCAACCGACCTCGGCCTGAAGCAGTTGACCGCACCGGCAGTTGCGCAAAGCATCGCCTTTGCCTTGAAGGAATAGATCTTGTTTTCCCTTACACTGAATCCGACTGCTGCCGCAACATTCTTGCCGTTTTTATCCATAACGGCCTTCACAATGAAGACCCTTTCAAAATGGTTCTCTGCAACACCGGTAGCAGCCCTGTTGGACTCAAGCGCCTTCTTTGCAGCTTCAGCAACGACAACCTTGTAGGATTCGCCGTTGATCATGATCTGCCATTTGCCGGAACGGCAGGGTGTTCCGCCGTCTTTCAGCATCGCGTGGCCTTTTTCCGCTGCCTCGTGGCCATCCATCGAGAATCCGTCCTCGCCCTTCTTCCAGATCGGGAGGCCCCACTCTTCGAAAAGGTGGACTGAATCATCAACGTGCCTGCCGAGGTCATATACGAGGTCTTCCCTGATGATGCCCATGAGGTCGTTTCTTACGTATTTTACGTAGTCAGCAACCTTATTCTCGCCGACGTAGGTGTTGATGGCTGAAAGACCCATTGCGACCGCGCCGCTTCTGTCTGTTGCAGCCTTATCGACCAGAACGACGTTCAGTTTCTTTGCGTTTGCCCAGCGGCATGCCTCAAACGCCGCGCCGCATCCTGCCATACCACCGCCCAAAATGAGCAGATCGCATTCTACTTCAGTAACTTCCGGCTTCTGACAATATGAAAATGTACAGGTTTCTTTTTCCATTTATATATTCACCTCCTTAATTATTCAGTTCTTGCAGGCTTGGTAAATAAGCCAGGCTGCTTAATGGTTGCGAAATCAGGCTCGGGTTTTCCGGCATACGGATCGACTGAACCTTCAACCGTGGTTCTGATCGGGAACTTGAATCTCTTGGTAAGCCCGCTTCTGAATTTGATCGTCCACATAATGGAATCGGTGCCTCTCATCGGAACGGTCTGGGATCCGAGGGGAACAAAGTCTGAGTAACCTCTCACTTCCACGGCCTGCTGAGGGCAGATTTTTACGCAGTTGAAGCACTCCCAGCACTGCTCAGGCTCCTGATTGAAAGCCTTCATCTTGTCCCTATCAAGGATCATGAGATCGTGAGGACAGATGTACTGGCAAGCGGTCTTATCCCCTGCCTTACAACCATCACACTTTTCAGTAATTACAAAACTTGGCATATAACAACACCTCCTTTTGGGTAATATGTTTAAAAACACAACCTATAGACATCATTTACCGCTCTCATGCTGCAAAACCTCGTGTTCCACCTCCTTTCCTTATGACAATATAATGAGCAGGAGGCTGATAAAGCTTGGCCTTATCACACCTCCGGCTGGTTCACATTATTTCTTTTCGCCTTCCGCATATTTGTGCAGTTTGATCTCTACC from Nitrospirota bacterium includes the following:
- the aprA gene encoding adenylyl-sulfate reductase subunit alpha, with the translated sequence MEKETCTFSYCQKPEVTEVECDLLILGGGMAGCGAAFEACRWANAKKLNVVLVDKAATDRSGAVAMGLSAINTYVGENKVADYVKYVRNDLMGIIREDLVYDLGRHVDDSVHLFEEWGLPIWKKGEDGFSMDGHEAAEKGHAMLKDGGTPCRSGKWQIMINGESYKVVVAEAAKKALESNRAATGVAENHFERVFIVKAVMDKNGKNVAAAVGFSVRENKIYSFKAKAMLCATAGAVNCFRPRSVGEGMGRTWYPVFCSGSGYAFGMQAGAEMSLMENRFVPARFKDGYGPVGAWFLFFKAKATDSYGEDYCTNKEYFDDAVARYGDYAKNLGTAIRNHLMMRAMKDGKGPILMNTHTAMKEFSERIIGQLGEKVGAKKLKHLEAEAWEDFLDMAIGQASLWAANNVEPDKVPSEIMPTEPYLLGSHAGCAGFWVSGPGDLPGTPEHYTWGYNRMSTVPGLFMAGDVVGASGHKFSSGSHAEGRMAAKAAIAYILDHADYKPDPKLSLDEIAAELYLPFEIYEKYKTYTTDPDINPNYIGPKALQLRLMKIADEYFGGCATWYMTSKTMLEAGLEKLEMLKEDCNKMAAANLHELLRCFENYHRILSVEAHARHILFREESRYPGYYYRGDFNKIDDANWKCFTNSKYNAETNTWEFKKVPYVQMFP
- the aprB gene encoding adenylyl-sulfate reductase subunit beta; the encoded protein is MPSFVITEKCDGCKAGDKTACQYICPHDLMILDRDKMKAFNQEPEQCWECFNCVKICPQQAVEVRGYSDFVPLGSQTVPMRGTDSIMWTIKFRSGLTKRFKFPIRTTVEGSVDPYAGKPEPDFATIKQPGLFTKPARTE